One part of the Rutidosis leptorrhynchoides isolate AG116_Rl617_1_P2 chromosome 1, CSIRO_AGI_Rlap_v1, whole genome shotgun sequence genome encodes these proteins:
- the LOC139851829 gene encoding uncharacterized protein — MLSPKPKKQVQSLNGKLVALTRFLSRAAERSRPFFSTLKNCAKKYDFKWTEEAEKAFQEMKVLLKNLPTLTASITGETLILYLVIAREAISSVLIAKRDGVQTLIYFVRKALTGSELNYRPIEKFVYALVITARRLRRYFQAHPIVVLTY, encoded by the coding sequence ATGCTGTCTCCAAAACCCAAAAAACAGGTTCAAAGTCTCAATGGAAAACTCGTCGCGCTGACTAGATTCTTGTCAAGAGCTGCTGAAAGATCTCGCCCATTCTTCAGCACATTAAAGAATTGCGCAAAAAAGTATGACTTCAAATGGACAGAGGAGGCTGAAAAGGCATTTCAAGAAATGAAAGTGCTACTTAAAAACCTCCCCACCTTAACCGCGTCAATTACTGGGGAAACCCTCATCTTGTATTTAGTGATTGCGCGAGAAGCTATTAGTTCCGTTCTGATCGCCAAAAGGGATGGAGTGCAGACACTTATATACTTTGTTAGAAAAGCGCTGACGGGGAGTGAGTTGAATTATCGCCCAATTGAGAAGTTTGTATACGCACTCGTGATTACCGCGCGAAGGTTGCGGCGATACTTCCAGGCTCACCCTATAGTAGTACTGACATATTAG